The Planococcus sp. MSAK28401 genome window below encodes:
- a CDS encoding TIR domain-containing protein, whose product MHLRELRNIKFYNLIVTSDDTAWEVDKYEMDKSRFLEYTNPDIRAKYIHLNDKALEDISKFPCLFLYELDRKNYGYIGYITKIKERTKKIGFKFEKITSIPIDDVIKLAFELDIDSNSKYITELNRTHWAIKEVNLLQELEEYNNDLVPASPKIKVFISYSWGSIETREKVQNLVEQLESDDIDVIYDKKSLHLGNDITFFMEKLSNDPTIKKF is encoded by the coding sequence ATGCACTTAAGAGAATTAAGGAACATAAAATTCTATAATCTTATTGTAACTTCCGATGATACAGCATGGGAAGTTGATAAATATGAAATGGATAAAAGTAGATTTTTAGAATATACAAATCCTGATATTAGAGCTAAGTATATTCATTTAAATGATAAAGCTTTAGAAGACATTTCAAAATTTCCTTGCTTATTTTTGTACGAGCTAGATAGAAAAAATTATGGGTATATTGGATATATTACTAAAATAAAAGAAAGAACAAAAAAGATTGGATTTAAATTTGAAAAGATTACAAGTATTCCAATAGATGATGTAATTAAATTAGCATTTGAACTTGATATTGATTCAAATTCAAAATATATAACGGAATTAAATCGTACCCATTGGGCAATAAAAGAGGTAAATTTACTTCAAGAATTAGAGGAATATAACAATGATTTAGTGCCTGCCTCACCCAAAATTAAAGTGTTTATCTCTTATAGCTGGGGTTCTATTGAAACTCGAGAAAAAGTACAAAACTTAGTTGAACAACTTGAATCAGATGATATTGATGTAATTTATGACAAAAAATCATTACATCTTGGAAACGATATAACTTTCTTTATGGAAAAGCTATCGAATGACCCTACTATAAAAAAGTTTTAG
- a CDS encoding MepB family protein, translated as MNDFYRALSYVNELIYKPTNLILKSVQEEKQNAKYGAGIFQLSSKTVRFRVANITPTKTGQFVAFWEKDEDTNNQPYSYAEAPDLLVITTFKSDSEFGQFVFPKEVLFTQNILKSNSTKGKMAIRVYPSWDIPTSKQAVKTQEWQLPYFVDLSTPDNVSKEKITELYAF; from the coding sequence GTGAACGATTTTTATAGAGCATTAAGCTATGTGAATGAACTAATTTACAAACCAACTAATTTAATTTTGAAATCGGTTCAAGAAGAAAAACAAAACGCTAAGTATGGTGCAGGTATATTTCAATTATCTTCTAAAACAGTTCGATTCAGAGTAGCGAATATTACACCTACGAAAACAGGACAATTTGTTGCATTTTGGGAGAAAGATGAAGACACTAATAATCAGCCCTATTCATATGCGGAAGCACCAGATTTATTAGTTATAACTACATTTAAAAGTGATAGTGAGTTTGGGCAATTTGTTTTCCCAAAAGAAGTTCTTTTCACTCAAAATATTCTTAAATCCAATTCAACAAAAGGAAAAATGGCAATAAGAGTATATCCAAGTTGGGATATTCCGACCAGCAAGCAAGCAGTGAAAACACAAGAATGGCAGTTGCCTTACTTTGTTGATCTAAGTACTCCGGATAACGTATCCAAAGAAAAAATAACAGAACTGTATGCTTTTTGA
- a CDS encoding sortase encodes MKRAGIGFLLMGFLVVSYAVYELVQGSAEVDKELIAAKQMIEENKELTAGKQKSVEGSEKGEEEADLLPDFQMEVGDNAGVIEIDSVKIEAPIISGTDEGSLRKGVGHMPSTKLPGQNDQILLAGHRDTVFEPLEGIEEDDLIKITMPYGTYEYRVIGTDVVKGTDTSIIQSRNKEELVLVTCYPFQLFGAASDRFIVYAVPII; translated from the coding sequence ATGAAGCGAGCAGGTATTGGCTTTTTATTAATGGGCTTCTTAGTTGTTAGTTATGCCGTGTATGAATTAGTTCAAGGCAGTGCGGAGGTCGACAAAGAACTCATCGCTGCAAAGCAGATGATTGAAGAAAATAAAGAATTAACTGCTGGAAAGCAGAAGTCCGTAGAAGGCTCAGAAAAAGGAGAAGAGGAAGCCGATCTTCTTCCAGATTTTCAGATGGAGGTAGGGGACAATGCTGGTGTAATTGAAATTGACTCCGTTAAGATTGAGGCACCAATCATTTCTGGAACAGATGAAGGGTCACTACGTAAGGGGGTAGGTCATATGCCGTCTACCAAGCTTCCTGGACAGAACGATCAAATTTTATTAGCCGGGCATCGAGACACCGTTTTTGAGCCTTTGGAGGGCATTGAAGAAGATGATTTGATTAAAATTACTATGCCATATGGAACGTACGAATATAGAGTGATTGGAACAGATGTAGTGAAAGGTACTGATACATCCATTATCCAATCAAGAAATAAGGAAGAGCTGGTTTTGGTAACCTGTTATCCGTTTCAACTATTCGGTGCTGCATCTGACCGTTTTATTGTCTATGCAGTGCCTATTATCTAA